Proteins encoded together in one Macadamia integrifolia cultivar HAES 741 chromosome 8, SCU_Mint_v3, whole genome shotgun sequence window:
- the LOC122086692 gene encoding metal-nicotianamine transporter YSL3-like translates to MDESREKKEIDGEGLEESQVPEAGELTLTRLPPWNKQITLRGLVASFFIGIIYSVMVMKLNLTTGLVPNLNVSAALLAFIFIRTWTKLLQKTGIVSTPFTRQENTVIQTCAVACYGVASTGGFGSYLLGLNKKTYEQVGVDTEGNTPGSYKELGVGWMTGFLFVTSFVGLLALVPLRKIMIIDYKLTYPSGTATAVLINGFHTPQGDKMAKKQVLGFAKFFSISFLWSFFQWFYSGGVLCGFSQFPTLGLKAWKQTFFFDFSMTYIGAGMICSHLVNLSLLLGAVLSWGIMWPLISGLKGDWFPGNIPESSMKSLNGYKVFISIALILGDGLYNFIKTFIFTSRSIFAGLNKRNLKTDHKDEALDDPQRNELFMRERIPLWIAYTGYAAFSIISIIVIPLMFPELKWYYVVVAYILAPSLGFCNAYGAGLTDMNMSYNYGKVALFVLAALAGKDNGVVAGLVGCGLIKSIVSISSDLMHDFKTSHLTFTSPRSMLLSQAIGTAIGCVVAPLTFFLFYNAFDVGNPNGEFKAPYAIIYRNMAILGVQGFSALPHHCLQLCYGFFAFAVGTNLLRDLSPPYIANWVPLPMAMAVPFLVGAYFAIDMCVGSLIVFVWYKLDSRKAALLVPAVASGLICGDGLWLLPSSVLAMLKITPPICMNFVAA, encoded by the exons ATGGACGAatcaagagagaagaaagagattgaTGGAGAGGGTTTGGAAGAATCGCAGGTTCCAGAGGCGGGGGAGTTGACTTTAACGAGACTTCCGCCATGGAATAAGCAGATTACACTACGAGGGCTTGTAGCGAGCTTCTTTATCGGTATCATCTATAGCGTTATGGTGATGAAGCTTAACCTAACGACTGGTCTTGTTCCTAATCTCAATGTCTCTGCTGCTCTTCTCGCCTTCATATTCATCCGGACATGGACGAAACTGCTTCAGAAGACTGGAATTGTCTCCACACCTTTCACAAGACAGGAGAACACCGTCATCCAGACATGCGCCGTAGCTTGTTATGGCGTTGCTTCTACAG GTGGTTTTGGTTCGTATCTGTTGGGATTAAATAAGAAGACATATGAACAGGTAGGGGTTGATACAGAAGGAAATACTCCAGGGAGCTATAAGGAGCTTGGGGTTGGTTGGATGACTGGTTTTCTATTTGTGACCAGCTTTGTGGGACTCTTGGCCTTGGTTCCACTTAGAAAG ATCATGATAATAGATTACAAGTTGACTTATCCAAGTGGCACAGCTACTGCTGTTCTCATTAATGGGTTCCATACTCCTCAGGGAGATAAGATGGCTAA GAAGCAGGTTCTTGGGTTTGCAAAGTTCTTTTCGATCAGCTTCCTATGGAGTTTCTTCCAGTGGTTCTATTCCGGAGGAGTGCTTTGTGGATTCTCACAGTTCCCTACTCTTGGGTTGAAAGCTTGGAAGCAAAC GTTCTTCTTCGATTTCAGCATGACCTATATTGGAGCAGGGATGATCTGTTCCCATCTGGTGAACTTGTCTTTGCTTCTGGGTGCTGTGCTCTCGTGGGGGATTATGTGGCCACTGATTAGTGGTCTAAAAGGAGATTGGTTCCCTGGGAATATACCAGAAAGCAGTATGAAGAGTTTGAATGGTTACAAG GTCTTCATCTCCATCGCTCTCATCCTAGGGGATGGGCTCTACAATTTTATTAAGACATTCATTTTCACCTCCAGAAGTATCTTTGCTGGATTGAACAAGAGAAACCTTAAAACAG ATCACAAGGATGAGGCCCTTGATGATCCTCAAAGAAATGAATTGTTCATGAGAGAGCGCATTCCATTGTGGATCGCATACACAGGATACGCCGCCTTCTCCATTATTTCAATCATTGTGATTCCACTAATGTTCCCCGAGTTGAAGTGGTACTATGTGGTGGTAGCCTATATCCTTGCTCCTTCTTTGGGATTCTGCAATGCTTATGGTGCTGGTCTCACTGATATGAACATGAGTTACAACTATGGGAAAGTAGCCCTTTTCGTGCTTGCAGCCTTGGCTGGAAAAGACAATGGTGTGGTTGCTGGGCTTGTTGGATGTGGCCTAATTAAATCAATTGTCTCCATTTCCTCCGATCTGATGCATGATTTCAAGACTAGTCATCTCACTTTTACTTCCCCTCGCTCGATGCTCCTGAGTCAGGCTATTGGAACGGCCATAGGCTGTGTGGTAGCTCCTTtaactttctttctcttctacaATGCCTTTGATGTGGGCAACCCAAATGGCGAGTTCAAGGCCCCATATGCCATAATCTACCGAAACATGGCAATTCTTGGTGTCCAAGGCTTTTCTGCATTGCCTCACCATTGCTTGCAGCTCTGTTATGGCTTTTTTGCTTTTGCGGTTGGGACCAACTTGCTGAGGGATCTTTCCCCACCTTACATTGCGAACTGGGTACCACTACCAATGGCCATGGCAGTGCCCTTCCTAGTTGGTGCCTACTTTGCCATTGATATGTGTGTCGGGAGCTTGATCGTGTTTGTTTGGTACAAGCTTGACAGCAGGAAGGCTGCTCTGCTGGTTCCTGCGGTTGCTTCTGGTTTAATCTGTGGGGATGGGTTGTGGCTCCTTCCCTCGTCCGTCCTAGCAATGCTTAAGATTACTCCTCCCATCTGCATGAATTTTGTTGCCGCTTAG
- the LOC122086695 gene encoding uncharacterized protein LOC122086695 has product MEKEMEMPVSALHKNSTSSSTTRFLGLLKQPDSDSVPFELDEGDVVWSAELSDSLDSIPFASSTVPISTPKHRHHHYRPQRFGLSAALSEDRRPLVLRNSALNPSLSATTAARRIPPVPISRSGGSPSEDFSISYSGGGGKFNKSAPVNVPMWPRRVVNGGGSSRLSNFYEDDEGTEEEMLPPHEIVARSHSTTFSVFEGVGRTLKGRDLRRVRNTVFQKTGFLN; this is encoded by the coding sequence ATGGAAAAAGAGATGGAGATGCCTGTGTCTGCCCTCCATAAGAACAGCACTTCATCTTCGACGACCAGGTTCCTTGGCCTCCTAAAACAACCGGATTCTGATTCAGTACCTTTCGAATTGGATGAGGGCGATGTGGTTTGGTCAGCCGAGCTCTCCGATTCCCTCGATTCGATTCCCTTCGCCTCCTCAACTGTACCCATTTCCACTCCCAAGCATCGCCACCACCACTATCGGCCGCAAAGATTCGGTCTTTCCGCAGCGCTGTCGGAAGACCGCCGTCCTCTTGTACTGAGAAATTCAGCTCTGAACCCTTCTCTCTCTGCTACTACTGCCGCACGAAGGATTCCACCGGTGCCCATCTCTCGTTCCGGGGGTTCACCCTCCGAAGACTTTTCGATCTCATATTCAGGAGGTGGAGGCAAGTTCAATAAATCTGCTCCAGTGAATGTGCCAATGTGGCCTAGGAGGGTTGTTAACGGAGGAGGGTCCTCCAGATTGAGTAATTTCTACGAGGACGACGAGGGCACGGAAGAGGAGATGCTACCACCTCATGAGATTGTGGCAAGGTCCCATTCCACCACTTTCTCTGTGTTCGAAGGGGTTGGCCGGACCCTTAAAGGGAGGGATCTTCGCCGTGTCCGGAATACTGTTTTCCAGAAGACAGGTTTTCTGAATTGA
- the LOC122086696 gene encoding cytochrome b5-like, with protein MASDRKIYLFEDVAKHSQIKDCWLIISGKVYDVTSFMDDHPGGSEVLLSSTGKDATNDFEDVGHSDSAREMMEKYFIGEIDTSTVPQKRRYIPPQEAGYNPDKTPEFVIKILQFLVPLLILGLAIAVRHFTKKD; from the exons ATGGCTTCAGATCGTAAAATTTATTTGTTTGAGGATGTTGCCAAGCACAGCCAAATAAAGGATTGCTGGCTTATAATCTCTGGGAAG GTGTATGATGTTACTTCATTTATGGATGATCATCCTGGAGGTAGTGAGGTCCTGCTATCTTCCACTG GGAAAGATGCAACAAATGATTTCGAAGATGTTGGTCACAGTGACTCTGCCAGAGAAATGATGGAAAAATACTTCATCGGTGAGATCGACACTTCAACTGTTCCACAGAAACGTCGATATATTCCGCCTCAGGAAGCAGGTTACAATCCTGATAAAACACCGGAGTTTGTGATCAAGATATTACAGTTCTTGGTACCTCTGTTGATCTTGGGTTTAGCAATTGCTGTACGACACTTCACAAAGAAAGACTAA
- the LOC122086694 gene encoding uncharacterized protein LOC122086694, translating into MATTLGLLNLPALSHKPIQTQLKLPFLSKPSKTHLSEHSNHTPEHLNQQFLQIIHPLKSVPLPLTALTLPFLADSKDALAVSGEFGILEGRTFALIHPLVMAGLFFYTLWAGYLGWQWRRVRTIQNEINELKKQVKPAPVTVPEGAADATASVSLSPVEVKIKELTEERKGLLKGSYRDRHFNAGSILLGFGVFEAVGGGINTWFRTGKLFPGPHLFAGTAITILWAAAAALVPQMQKGSETARNLHIALNSLNVLLFIWQIPTGIEIVFKVFEFTKWP; encoded by the exons ATGGCGACCACACTCGGCCTTCTAAACCTCCCTGCCCTTTCTCATAAACCTATTCAAACCCAGCTTAAGCTGCCATTTCTCTCCAAACCATCGAAAACCCATCTATCAGAACACTCAAATCACACACCAGAACACCTCAATCAACAGTTCCTACAGATCATCCACCCCCTCAAATCGGTTCCCCTCCCACTCACAGCTCTCACATTGCCCTTCTTGGCAGACTCAAAG GATGCGCTTGCAGTTAGTGGGGAATTTGGGATTCTGGAAGGTCGAACTTTTGCGCTTATACATCCGCTAGTAATGGCAGGATTGTTCTTCTACACGCTGTGGGCTGGGTATTTGGGCTGGCAATGGCGACGTGTAAGGACGATCCAGAACGAGATCAATGAGCTCAAGAAGCAGGTTAAGCCTGCCCCGGTTACAGTACCAGAAGGGGCGGCTGATGCTACGGCGTCGGTTTCACTTTCGCCTGTGGAGGTCAAAATTAAAGAGCTCACTGAG GAGAGGAAGGGGTTGTTGAAGGGTTCCTACAGGGATCGACACTTCAATGCAGGTTCTATacttttggggtttggggtgtTCGAGGCAGTTGGTGGAGGCATCAATACCTGGTTTCGAACAGGAAAGCTGTTTCCAGGACCCCATTTATTTGCAGGAACAG CAATCACAATATTATGGGCAGCTGCAGCAGCTCTTGTTCCTCAAATGCAGAAGGGAAGCGAGACAGCGAGAAATCTCCATATTGCCTTGAATTCTTTGAATGTTCTACTCTTCATCTGGCAAATCCCAACAGGAATTGAGATTGTGTTTAAAGTGTTTGAGTTCACAAAATGGCCTTGA